A window of Brassica oleracea var. oleracea cultivar TO1000 unplaced genomic scaffold, BOL UnpScaffold01447, whole genome shotgun sequence genomic DNA:
TTTTATAGACATACCTACCTTTTGGAAAACAGGATATTCGGCCTGAAACCGCGTACAAGCGAACTCATGAGCCTCTTGACTCGTGCCGGGCTCTTGGTAAAGAAACTGGTTGCAAGGGAACGCCAAGATCTCAAACCCTGATATACATAATAGAGCGAACATGCATGACAGCATGAGCGAGCTTGCAAGTTGCAACTGCATAACAAAAGCTCTAACTTaagttaatttaaatgaaaaagacCTTGGTCCTTGTATTTCCGGTAAAGTTCGGTGAGCTGGGTATAATTGGATTCGGTGAAGCCGCTGTTTGTACAAACCAAAGGATTAGCCTATCAATCACTAATAAATTAAAGATAGAAAACGTAATGGcagagagaaaatgagatgaACCATTTGGAAGCAACATTGACAAGGAGGAGGACTTTCCCTTGGTATATGCTCAAATTCACGTCCTTGCCGGAGCTATCCTGTCGAAAcaataattaatcaaaataatcagAGAGACAATATTCAAGCTAAACACAAAGGTTACCTTGACGGTGAATTGATGGACGGATCTCTCGGGAACCGAAACAGAAGcacccatctctctctctctctctctctctctctctctctctctctttcgaaaatgaaaaacaaggAGAGCGCAACCTTTTATTTATGGCCTTTTTCCGAGCGGGACTCCGCTTTTTCCTCTCTGTGGCACTTCATTACATGAAGTTTTGCCTTTCATTAGAAATAATCCAAGATAGTTGAACCGTGTATACTATATTCCCATTATTATATTACTATGCATGTACGAGGATGTCTACTCAATCAATTCCACCTCCAAAATAGCATCAGAAACTATTTAACTGTAACACTATTACAAGAGAATGAAGAATATACATCATATACTCCAAGCTGAAAATCCACATAACCAAATAATgttgacaaacaaaataaacaagatCATAAAGATTCTAAAATATTCTCAATCTCTACacctgctctctctctctctcttaccaTCTTATCACCCTCTCTGCTTTGCATGAGGTTCTGTCTGGTTCCAAAAGAAACAACATATCATCATATGTACACACTCACTTTACTTCCATTACTACCCTTTCTCTTTTCTAGATTAGAGCCACATCACCTCTGTGTTTTTCCTTCTAGCTTTCACACCACCCTTTACTACTCTTTCCGTCTCTCTCAAGTTTCTCTAGTCATGACCTCTCTGATGCCACATGCCTGGATCCGTAtaccaataaattattttcgGGTTTACCGCCAGTGATTCCTTACTCCATTATAAATGCCCAATAAACTTCAAATGTCAGAAGAGACATATACCACGATTCCAGTAATTAAAGGTAAAATATCAATATCCTGGGACACAATCTTAAGAAATAGTATGACTCACTAGAAGATGAGTAATTAACTGCCTTTTCATGTCTCTAAGGGTTGTTCATTCCAAGCAAGAGTGGATTTCCAGATAAACAGAAAAGTACTTCAAGAGGACAAGGAGGGAGCATAAACGTCTCAAACTTCCTTACCTCTCATTCCAACTGgaactgacaaaaaaaaaactcatttatgTCAGCCTTAGGCCTAATAAACAATGGGTCACCATATGGCACATTTATGTCGAAGTATTTAGGCTCAATTTAACCCATTTACTATGGTCTTTTGCATTGTCGGTTTTGTTATGAATGCTTCCTTTACATAGGGCTATGTCTCTGGATTTATTCTTGTCACGaaaatactttatataaaaGCAAAATGGGTCAAGCCCAAgtccaaagaaataaaaacgttaGCCCACTACAGAGCTCGTTACAGAATGATGAAGAGCCTCTTTGCCGATAGAGTCCGAAAGAGAATTTTCCAATCTAGGGATATGAGAGAAAGATAGAGAGGTGAATCCAGATGAGATTGATTGTATATCGCTGATGATTCCAATCAACTCTTTCCTCTGGATCCTGCCGTTGATTGCTCCGATGAGCGTTGTACTGTCTGAGAAGACGTTGAGGTTGATGAAGCCTAGCTCCTTAGCCGCTTATATGGCTGCTCGCACTGCTAAAGCTTCTGCAACTAGAGGGGATGAGATGAACTCTTGTGTGGAGGATCCTATTATCGTCCTGGATACTTGGGGACCTGAAAAGTTCCATGCTAACCCTGCCTTGTTCCTCGTCTTGTTCCAGGCTGCGTCTGTTTTGCATGAGATCGAGTTATTCCTGAGGGGAACCGTTGTCGATCtgttgttcttgttgttcttCGTTAGAGCTCTTCCAGGTAAGGGGTTGCTTTTGATCATTTTATCTTGGGCTTGATTCCATTCCAGTGCTAAGCGTAGACCTGTTGTGGCAGTTTCCTCAGGTGTGATCTCCTTTGAGTCGAAGATAAGGGCGTTTCGTGATGTCCAAAGAAACCAGAGAACCCAAGGAAGGATGGAGCCCACGATCCCAGTTGGCAGTAAACAGACGGCATCCTTAAAGCGCAACAGTGCCTCTTTGAAATCCATACCTGCAGCTATGTGAACTGCATTTCTTAGCGGTATGCTCTTCCACACTTCCACTGCAAAAGGACAGGCGAAGAAGATATGCATTTTAGTCTCTTGCTCATTGCACCTTGTGCAGTTTGTAGCTGATAAGATTCCTCTCTTTTGAAGGTTTTCCCCCAAGGGAAGCGCATTGTTGATGATGGACCAGAAGAAGAGTCTCAGTTTCGGTGAGCATTTGTGTCTCCACACCTCGCTGATCCAATTAAAACTGTCATCAGTGTTCGTTGATTGCTGTTTGGCCTTTTTGGATGCAGAGAAATAACCCGATCGTGTGGAGTAGGTTCCTGTTGGTAGGGGTTGCCAAATAAATCTGTCTTCCATTCCGCTTCTACTCGGATGTAGGCTCATGATCTTTGTTGAAAGCTCAGGTAAGAATTTTTCAATCCTTTCTCTGTTCCAATTTAGGTCATCTGTTAGGAGATCCGAGACCATTAGATCCATACCTTCCTCTTGAATAGGTCCATAGGGTTTAACATTGTCGTCTAGGGAGATCCATGAGTCCTTCCAGACTGCG
This region includes:
- the LOC106321335 gene encoding probable glutathione peroxidase 4; translation: MGASVSVPERSVHQFTVKDSSGKDVNLSIYQGKVLLLVNVASKCGFTESNYTQLTELYRKYKDQGFEILAFPCNQFLYQEPGTSQEAHEFACTRFQAEYPVFQKVRVNGQNAAPLYKFLKASKPTFLGSRIKWNFTKFLVSKDGIVIDRYGTMVTPLSIEKDIIKALEEA